One genomic window of Paramormyrops kingsleyae isolate MSU_618 chromosome 20, PKINGS_0.4, whole genome shotgun sequence includes the following:
- the ldb3b gene encoding LIM domain-binding protein 3b isoform X2 produces MSNYSVTLPGPAPWGFRLQGGKDFNMPLTISRITPGSKAASGNLTQGDIIMAIDGMSTEGLTHLEAQNKIKCATKNLSLTMQRSRRPAPVPTATPRMDSPMPVIPHQKVIANTAANTEYIPSFNPSVLKDSALSTHKPIEVKGPGGKATIIHAQYNTPISMYSQDAIMDAIAGQAQARGNEMSALPVKDPLVDSASPVYQAVIKNEEKESELSEWARRAANLQSKSFRILAHITGTEYMQDPDEEALRKSREKFESEVKGPRFAKLKNWHHGLSAQILNVQE; encoded by the exons ATGAGCAATTACAGCGTGACCCTCCCCGGACCAGCCCCGTGGGGCTTCCGCCTGCAGGGGGGCAAGGACTTCAACATGCCCCTCACCATCTCCCGG ATCACACCAGGGAGCAAGGCAGCATCGGGTAACCTGACCCAGGGAGACATCATCATGGCGATCGATGGCATGAGCACTGAGGGCCTGACCCATCTGGAGGCACAGAACAAGATCAAATGTGCCACCAAGAACCTGTCGCTCACCATGCAGAG ATCAAGACGCCCTGCTCCAGTTCCTACTGCCACCCCGAGAATGGATTCCCCCATGCCAGTCATACCCCACCAGAAG gTCATTGCCAACACTGCTGCCAA CACGGAGTACATCCCTAGCTTCAACCCCAGCGTGTTGAAGGATTCCGCCCTGTCCACCCACAAGCCCATTGAAGTCAAGGGTCCCGGTGGCAAAGCCACCATCATCCATGCCCAGTACAACACCCCGATCAGCATGTACTCCCAGGATGCCATCATGGATGCCATTGCCGGCCAAGCCCAAGCTCGAGGCAATGAAATGAG CGCACTCCCAGTCAAAGACCCTCTTGTAGACAGCGCGTCTCCCGTCTACCAGGCCGTGATCAAGAATGAGGAGAAGGAGTCCGAGTTGTCGGAATGGGCCCGTCGCGCAGCTAACCTGCAGTCCAAGTCCTTCCGTATCCTGGCCCACATCACCGGCACCGAGTACA TGCAAGACCCAGATGAGGAAGCTCTGCGTAAATCGAG GGAAAAGTTTGAGTCGGAAGTTAAAGGCCCACGATTTGCAAAACTGAAAAACTGGCACCATGGCCTTTCTGCACAAATCCTGAATGTACAGGAGTAG
- the ldb3b gene encoding LIM domain-binding protein 3b isoform X1: MSNYSVTLPGPAPWGFRLQGGKDFNMPLTISRITPGSKAASGNLTQGDIIMAIDGMSTEGLTHLEAQNKIKCATKNLSLTMQRSRRPAPVPTATPRMDSPMPVIPHQKVIANTAANTEYIPSFNPSVLKDSALSTHKPIEVKGPGGKATIIHAQYNTPISMYSQDAIMDAIAGQAQARGNEMSGDSSAVASPLAALPVKDPLVDSASPVYQAVIKNEEKESELSEWARRAANLQSKSFRILAHITGTEYMQDPDEEALRKSREKFESEVKGPRFAKLKNWHHGLSAQILNVQE; this comes from the exons ATGAGCAATTACAGCGTGACCCTCCCCGGACCAGCCCCGTGGGGCTTCCGCCTGCAGGGGGGCAAGGACTTCAACATGCCCCTCACCATCTCCCGG ATCACACCAGGGAGCAAGGCAGCATCGGGTAACCTGACCCAGGGAGACATCATCATGGCGATCGATGGCATGAGCACTGAGGGCCTGACCCATCTGGAGGCACAGAACAAGATCAAATGTGCCACCAAGAACCTGTCGCTCACCATGCAGAG ATCAAGACGCCCTGCTCCAGTTCCTACTGCCACCCCGAGAATGGATTCCCCCATGCCAGTCATACCCCACCAGAAG gTCATTGCCAACACTGCTGCCAA CACGGAGTACATCCCTAGCTTCAACCCCAGCGTGTTGAAGGATTCCGCCCTGTCCACCCACAAGCCCATTGAAGTCAAGGGTCCCGGTGGCAAAGCCACCATCATCCATGCCCAGTACAACACCCCGATCAGCATGTACTCCCAGGATGCCATCATGGATGCCATTGCCGGCCAAGCCCAAGCTCGAGGCAATGAAATGAG TGGAGATTCCTCAGCTGTCGCCTCTCCTTTGGC CGCACTCCCAGTCAAAGACCCTCTTGTAGACAGCGCGTCTCCCGTCTACCAGGCCGTGATCAAGAATGAGGAGAAGGAGTCCGAGTTGTCGGAATGGGCCCGTCGCGCAGCTAACCTGCAGTCCAAGTCCTTCCGTATCCTGGCCCACATCACCGGCACCGAGTACA TGCAAGACCCAGATGAGGAAGCTCTGCGTAAATCGAG GGAAAAGTTTGAGTCGGAAGTTAAAGGCCCACGATTTGCAAAACTGAAAAACTGGCACCATGGCCTTTCTGCACAAATCCTGAATGTACAGGAGTAG